One genomic region from Spirosoma sp. KCTC 42546 encodes:
- a CDS encoding L-lactate permease: MKWTQVIDPLNNIALSVLVAAVPIIFIFWALIIKKMKGYQASLIAIVIAAFIAILVYGMPVKLAVLSIGHGALYGLFPICWLVVMSVFLFNLTVKSGQFEIIKHFMASITADRRLQALLIAFSFGSFLEGTAGFGAPVAITAAMLVGLGFNPLYASGICLIANTAPVAFGSIGIPITVASQVSGIPELPISQMVGRTLPILSIMLPFYLVMIIAGFKKAREIWPAVLVTGISFAFLQWFSSNYLGPSLPDVIAGLGSIVCLMVFLRFWKPKKVWRFANEPAPTFDASITYTGGQMLRAWSPFIVLTIMVIAWGMQSIKDVLNSIGMFQFEFPGLHNAIQGQDGTVLSKIFKVNYLSAAGTAILIADLVAIPLIGLTYSEGARVFGATLNQLKFPILTIAAVLGFAYILNDSGITLTLAAVLANTGFMFPFFAPVLGWLGVFITGSDTSANALFSKLQYATATSIGVDPVVTVAANISGGVVGKMISPQSIAVAAAAGNLVGQESELFRFTVKHSFFMLLLICLIVLAQAYIAKWTIPVYEMLNTAKTTTSLDASRGYVYLLGLAILLAVLASTIVVLVKKKPQTPNLVS; this comes from the coding sequence ATGAAATGGACACAGGTTATTGATCCACTTAACAATATAGCTTTGTCCGTTCTGGTCGCGGCAGTGCCTATTATCTTCATTTTCTGGGCATTGATCATCAAGAAAATGAAGGGCTATCAGGCTAGTTTGATTGCCATCGTGATTGCTGCATTCATTGCCATTCTGGTGTATGGAATGCCGGTGAAGCTGGCTGTTCTGTCCATCGGACATGGCGCTTTATATGGCCTGTTCCCTATCTGCTGGCTGGTGGTCATGTCCGTTTTTCTCTTTAACCTCACCGTTAAGAGTGGTCAGTTCGAAATTATTAAGCATTTCATGGCGTCCATCACTGCCGATCGGCGGTTACAGGCACTGCTGATTGCGTTTTCCTTCGGCTCGTTTCTGGAAGGGACCGCTGGTTTTGGCGCACCCGTTGCTATCACAGCGGCCATGCTGGTAGGCTTAGGCTTCAACCCACTTTATGCATCGGGGATCTGCCTGATCGCCAATACGGCCCCGGTTGCGTTTGGCTCCATTGGTATTCCCATTACGGTGGCCTCGCAGGTATCCGGTATTCCTGAGTTGCCCATTTCGCAGATGGTTGGACGGACCCTGCCGATCCTGTCGATCATGCTGCCTTTTTACCTGGTCATGATCATAGCGGGCTTTAAAAAGGCCAGAGAAATATGGCCCGCTGTGCTGGTAACGGGGATATCGTTTGCCTTCCTGCAATGGTTTTCGTCCAATTATTTAGGACCATCGCTTCCCGATGTCATTGCGGGTTTGGGCTCGATTGTCTGCCTGATGGTTTTTCTGCGTTTCTGGAAACCTAAAAAAGTTTGGCGTTTTGCCAATGAACCAGCTCCTACGTTTGATGCCAGCATAACCTATACAGGCGGGCAAATGCTCCGGGCATGGTCGCCGTTTATTGTACTGACCATTATGGTGATTGCCTGGGGTATGCAATCGATCAAGGACGTACTCAACTCCATTGGTATGTTCCAGTTCGAGTTTCCGGGACTGCACAATGCCATTCAGGGGCAAGATGGTACTGTATTGTCTAAGATCTTTAAAGTCAATTACTTATCGGCCGCTGGTACGGCAATACTCATTGCCGATCTCGTAGCCATCCCGTTAATAGGTCTGACCTATAGCGAGGGTGCCAGGGTGTTCGGGGCTACGTTGAACCAGCTAAAATTCCCGATTCTGACAATTGCCGCCGTATTGGGATTTGCCTACATTTTGAATGATTCGGGTATTACGCTAACCCTGGCGGCCGTACTGGCTAATACAGGATTTATGTTCCCGTTTTTTGCGCCGGTGCTGGGCTGGTTGGGTGTGTTCATTACGGGTTCTGATACATCGGCCAATGCCCTGTTTAGTAAACTTCAGTACGCTACGGCGACGTCCATTGGGGTTGATCCGGTCGTGACGGTAGCGGCCAACATATCAGGTGGTGTTGTGGGTAAAATGATTTCTCCGCAATCCATTGCCGTAGCCGCAGCAGCTGGTAATCTGGTAGGTCAGGAATCCGAACTGTTCCGCTTTACCGTAAAGCATAGCTTCTTCATGCTGCTCCTGATCTGTCTGATTGTGCTGGCACAGGCATACATAGCGAAATGGACAATTCCCGTATACGAAATGCTCAACACCGCAAAAACAACGACGAGTCTGGATGCATCGAGAGGCTATGTGTACCTGCTGGGGCTGGCTATTTTACTGGCCGTGCTGGCATCGACCATTGTTGTCCTGGTAAAGAAAAAACCACAAACGCCGAATCTGGTCAGCTGA
- a CDS encoding ROK family protein, giving the protein MQTYWGVDLGGTKIEGVVLSAPSPDAVIIRKRIDTEAHYGYEHIVNQIGKLIQLLKAETGLQPEKIGFCTPGTLDPATGTMKNSNMTCINGKPFRDDLARALGVPVTTTNDANCFALSEATMGIVQDVVPDFRAVFGVILGTGVGGGVVFRGYDGIPIVQAGRQGIGGEWGHNILEENGYPCYCGKRGCNEQVISGPALQRFYLEQSGESRNLKEILKRYYQGTDPYATATVERLLEYFGRAVSTIVNMLDPDAIVLGGGVGNIDLLYTEGVERAKKYVFNDGRLNTLFLKPKLGDSAGVFGAALMG; this is encoded by the coding sequence ATGCAAACCTATTGGGGTGTTGATTTAGGCGGCACCAAAATTGAAGGCGTTGTGTTATCCGCCCCCTCACCCGACGCGGTAATTATTCGCAAACGCATTGATACCGAAGCTCATTATGGCTATGAGCATATCGTGAACCAGATTGGCAAGCTAATCCAATTGCTCAAAGCTGAAACGGGGCTCCAGCCAGAAAAAATCGGTTTTTGTACACCCGGTACACTCGATCCCGCAACCGGTACGATGAAAAACTCGAACATGACCTGCATCAACGGGAAGCCGTTCCGGGATGATCTGGCTCGTGCGCTGGGTGTGCCTGTTACGACCACCAATGATGCAAACTGCTTTGCCTTATCGGAAGCCACGATGGGGATTGTACAGGACGTTGTCCCCGATTTTCGGGCGGTCTTTGGGGTTATTTTAGGAACCGGCGTTGGTGGTGGTGTGGTTTTTCGCGGTTACGACGGAATACCCATCGTTCAGGCTGGTCGGCAGGGGATTGGTGGCGAGTGGGGCCATAATATTCTGGAAGAGAACGGCTATCCATGTTACTGCGGGAAACGCGGCTGTAACGAACAGGTTATTTCCGGCCCTGCACTTCAACGCTTTTACCTGGAACAGAGTGGCGAAAGCCGCAACCTGAAAGAAATCCTGAAACGTTATTACCAGGGCACAGACCCTTACGCAACGGCTACCGTTGAGCGGTTGCTGGAGTATTTTGGGCGAGCGGTATCTACAATCGTAAACATGCTCGACCCCGACGCCATTGTGCTTGGCGGGGGCGTTGGCAACATCGACTTGCTGTATACGGAAGGGGTGGAACGAGCTAAAAAATACGTGTTTAACGACGGACGGCTCAACACCCTGTTTCTGAAACCCAAACTTGGCGATAGCGCCGGGGTTTTTGGCGCAGCGCTGATGGGATAG
- the kduI gene encoding 5-dehydro-4-deoxy-D-glucuronate isomerase has protein sequence MQTELTPLANSQVEQETVFESRYANSPGEVKGMNTDQLRQNFLIEKLFVADQFRWVLSFFDRYLTGGVMPVAEPLKLQAPDQLKATYFLERRELGIINVGGPGRVVANGTSYDLEYKEALYIGQGTQDVQFSSHDDANPAKFYLNSTPAHRSYPTRKISRSEAEVVELGSMETANHRVINKLLVNSVLPTCQLQMGMTELKAGSVWNTMPAHTHDRRMEVYFYFEVPQGQSVCHFMGQPQETRHIWMQNEQAVISPNWSVHSGAGTSNYTFIWGMAGENLDYGDMDFCAITDLK, from the coding sequence ATGCAAACTGAATTAACTCCTCTTGCAAATAGCCAGGTCGAACAGGAAACTGTTTTCGAGAGTAGATACGCCAACTCACCCGGCGAAGTAAAAGGAATGAATACCGACCAGCTCCGACAGAATTTCCTTATCGAAAAGCTGTTTGTAGCCGATCAGTTTCGCTGGGTATTGTCGTTTTTTGATCGGTACCTGACGGGGGGTGTTATGCCGGTTGCTGAACCCCTTAAACTGCAGGCACCCGACCAGCTCAAAGCCACTTATTTCCTGGAACGTCGCGAGTTAGGCATCATCAATGTTGGTGGCCCAGGCCGGGTGGTGGCAAACGGTACGTCTTACGATCTGGAATACAAAGAGGCCCTGTACATTGGACAGGGAACACAGGATGTCCAGTTCAGTTCTCACGACGATGCCAATCCGGCTAAGTTTTACCTGAACTCCACCCCAGCTCATCGTAGCTACCCAACCCGAAAAATTTCGCGGTCCGAAGCGGAGGTTGTTGAGTTAGGCAGCATGGAAACTGCCAATCATCGAGTCATCAACAAGTTATTGGTAAACAGCGTTTTGCCAACCTGTCAGTTGCAGATGGGTATGACCGAACTCAAAGCAGGCAGTGTCTGGAATACCATGCCCGCCCATACCCACGACCGGCGTATGGAGGTCTATTTTTACTTTGAAGTGCCTCAGGGACAAAGTGTGTGTCATTTTATGGGGCAACCGCAGGAAACCCGCCACATCTGGATGCAGAACGAACAGGCCGTTATTTCACCCAACTGGTCCGTTCACTCCGGAGCTGGTACATCAAACTATACCTTCATCTGGGGTATGGCCGGCGAAAACCTCGACTACGGGGATATGGACTTCTGCGCGATCACTGACTTAAAATAA
- the fucP gene encoding L-fucose:H+ symporter permease has translation MQATTATGKSTPATFTDSKYLVTLVFVTSLFMFWGIAITMGDVLNKHFQHVLSLTKTQSAFVQFAIFGAYFVMGIPAGLFMKRFGYKNGVLLGLSLFAIGAFLFVPAAAAVSFTYFGIALFILGCGLSTLETVAHPFVASLGDQRTSDQRINFAQAFNALGAIIGPAIGSYFLLRNNTEGSTDLTSVKTLYIAIGSVITTIAILFSFVKVPALTDPHGATNPEAANVDVEPGKTLFQHTHFVWAVIAQTFNVAAQGGTWAFFINYGHEKMGFSDATAGNYMVLFMGLMLAGRFVGTFLMRFIAPHTLLAIFAAANILMCLIITQSFGWPSFIALLMLNFFFSIMFPTIFSLGLKNLGAHTQQAASFISMGVAGGAVFPFLMGMAAEHDVANAYYLPIICYTVIFLFGAKFYKVK, from the coding sequence ATGCAGGCAACAACCGCAACTGGCAAATCGACGCCAGCTACTTTTACCGACAGTAAATACCTCGTAACCCTTGTCTTTGTCACGTCTCTTTTCATGTTTTGGGGTATTGCCATCACCATGGGCGATGTCTTAAACAAGCATTTTCAGCACGTTCTGAGCCTCACCAAGACCCAGTCTGCCTTTGTTCAGTTTGCCATTTTTGGTGCCTATTTCGTAATGGGTATCCCGGCTGGCTTGTTTATGAAGCGGTTTGGGTATAAAAATGGGGTGTTGCTGGGGCTGTCTCTATTTGCAATCGGTGCGTTTTTGTTTGTCCCCGCTGCGGCTGCTGTTTCCTTTACCTATTTTGGGATTGCCCTTTTCATACTCGGCTGTGGCCTTTCCACACTCGAAACGGTTGCTCACCCATTTGTGGCCTCCCTTGGCGATCAGCGTACCAGCGATCAACGGATCAATTTTGCGCAGGCATTCAATGCGTTAGGTGCCATTATCGGGCCAGCTATCGGGTCGTATTTTCTGCTACGAAATAACACCGAGGGCAGTACAGATCTTACTTCTGTTAAAACCTTATACATTGCTATCGGCAGTGTTATTACCACTATTGCAATTCTTTTTTCCTTCGTAAAAGTACCCGCTTTAACAGACCCACACGGAGCGACCAACCCTGAGGCAGCGAATGTGGACGTTGAACCTGGCAAAACGCTTTTTCAACATACGCACTTCGTCTGGGCGGTAATTGCGCAAACGTTTAATGTGGCCGCACAGGGAGGAACCTGGGCATTTTTCATCAATTATGGCCATGAAAAAATGGGGTTCTCCGATGCCACGGCGGGCAATTACATGGTTCTGTTTATGGGTCTGATGCTAGCCGGACGTTTTGTGGGTACTTTCCTGATGCGCTTTATTGCTCCCCATACGTTACTGGCCATCTTCGCAGCTGCTAATATTCTGATGTGCCTCATCATTACGCAGAGTTTTGGTTGGCCTTCCTTTATTGCGTTACTGATGCTCAATTTCTTTTTCAGCATCATGTTCCCAACCATTTTTAGTCTGGGCTTAAAAAACCTGGGAGCGCATACACAACAGGCAGCCTCATTTATTTCAATGGGTGTAGCGGGGGGGGCTGTATTCCCATTTTTGATGGGTATGGCAGCTGAGCATGATGTAGCGAATGCCTACTATCTGCCCATAATCTGCTACACCGTTATTTTCCTGTTCGGGGCGAAGTTTTACAAAGTGAAGTAA
- a CDS encoding NAD(P)-dependent oxidoreductase: protein MTKDKVIGWIGTGLMGKPMVKHLLQAGYNVNIQNRTKSKAAELIELGCTWYDTPAEVAINSDIVVTIIGSPLDVEECYFGQEGLFTGIKPGTILIDMTTTKPSLAIKIAEIARTHGAQFIDAPVSGGEVGAINGTLSIMIGGDKSVSDAVLPLFETFGKNIVFQGPSGSGQHTKMCNQITIAGTLIGVCEGLIYGLKAGLNLTTMLESISKGAAGCWSLDVLAPKIVRGDYSPGFSVDNFVKDLRIALEEADAMNLSLPGLALVKQLYTSIQAMGKGSSGNQALYLALEKLSAMDKK, encoded by the coding sequence ATGACTAAAGACAAGGTAATTGGATGGATTGGGACTGGGCTTATGGGAAAGCCGATGGTCAAACACCTGCTACAGGCAGGCTACAACGTAAACATCCAGAATCGGACAAAAAGCAAAGCAGCTGAATTGATCGAACTGGGGTGTACCTGGTATGACACCCCAGCCGAGGTGGCTATTAATTCCGATATAGTTGTCACGATCATTGGTTCACCACTTGATGTGGAGGAGTGTTATTTTGGGCAAGAGGGGCTATTTACAGGCATAAAACCCGGTACCATTTTAATCGATATGACAACGACTAAGCCAAGTCTTGCCATAAAGATTGCGGAGATTGCACGTACGCACGGTGCCCAATTTATAGATGCGCCCGTTTCGGGTGGCGAGGTAGGCGCTATCAATGGAACCTTATCGATTATGATCGGGGGCGATAAATCGGTGTCTGACGCTGTGCTTCCCCTGTTTGAGACGTTCGGTAAAAATATTGTGTTTCAGGGACCTTCCGGTTCAGGTCAACATACCAAAATGTGCAATCAAATTACGATTGCGGGTACCCTGATTGGCGTTTGTGAGGGGTTGATCTATGGCCTGAAAGCGGGACTTAACTTAACCACCATGCTGGAGTCAATTTCCAAAGGGGCAGCGGGTTGCTGGAGTCTGGATGTGCTTGCTCCAAAAATTGTCAGAGGAGATTATTCGCCGGGATTCTCGGTCGATAATTTTGTGAAAGACTTACGCATAGCCCTGGAAGAAGCAGACGCCATGAACTTATCGTTACCCGGTCTGGCGCTGGTCAAACAACTCTATACGTCTATTCAGGCAATGGGTAAGGGTTCGTCGGGCAATCAGGCGTTATACCTTGCGCTTGAAAAGCTGTCTGCTATGGATAAAAAATGA